One Candidatus Binataceae bacterium genomic region harbors:
- a CDS encoding Phenylacetic acid catabolic protein — protein sequence METPFRDKVETAEVAKMPAEYQDLLKRVLTIQADCEIGGPHLYLENILPALESRLDRLLVVRTAAEEVDHFRQIARLAGDLGADVSFLLSRPNRERYVDAFRGAIRNWEEFAIFGFLIDRVGRYQLEEFVGCSYAPLDRILPQIVTEEAGHIEYGQNLTAEFAARGGQAKEKIQQALDVWYPKALDMFGSDSSRRSERYRHWGLKRRTNKQAREEYIREVNPLIEAMGLSVPDPNRGRKFAN from the coding sequence ATGGAGACACCATTCCGAGATAAGGTGGAAACCGCCGAGGTGGCAAAAATGCCGGCGGAATACCAGGATCTGCTAAAACGTGTTCTGACCATCCAGGCCGATTGTGAAATCGGCGGCCCGCATCTGTACCTGGAGAACATTTTGCCTGCCTTGGAAAGCCGCCTGGACCGCCTATTGGTGGTGCGCACGGCCGCCGAGGAGGTGGATCATTTCCGCCAGATTGCGCGCTTGGCCGGCGATTTGGGTGCCGACGTCTCCTTCCTGCTGAGCCGGCCCAATCGCGAGCGCTACGTTGATGCCTTTCGTGGCGCCATCCGCAACTGGGAAGAGTTCGCCATTTTCGGCTTTCTGATCGACCGGGTGGGGCGCTACCAGTTGGAGGAATTCGTGGGCTGTAGCTATGCCCCGCTGGACCGTATCCTGCCCCAGATTGTGACTGAAGAGGCCGGTCATATCGAGTATGGGCAGAACCTAACCGCGGAATTCGCGGCCCGCGGTGGACAAGCTAAAGAAAAAATTCAGCAGGCTCTCGATGTCTGGTATCCCAAAGCGCTGGACATGTTCGGAAGCGATAGCTCGCGGCGCTCCGAGCGCTACCGTCATTGGGGCCTCAAGCGGCGCACCAATAAGCAGGCGCGCGAGGAATATATACGCGAGGTCAATCCGTTGATCGAAGCGATGGGCTTGAGCGTTCCCGATCCCAATCGGGGGCGCAAGTTCGCCAATTAA
- a CDS encoding benzoate-CoA ligase family protein, whose product MAQTRKAISLAELTGEGLEQTRACWAQLPAQYNAASHFIDRHLNEGRGAKIAFIDDRGPHSYAALAARVNRAGNVLRSLGVRMEERVMLCLHDSVDFIALFWGAVKIGAVPVPVNTLLKPADYDFMLRDSRARVLAISADVVERVEPLLANHAGLQAVLICGSGDGAVRGRDFEALSAQAAAELTPAPTKPSDTLYWLYTSGTTGAPKGVIHRHADILHSAQLLGEKTLGIGPDDVIFSASKLAFSYGLCCANAFPLHAGASAVLMAGAPSVDNVASVIARHRPTIFCSVPTLYARLLGHPIASQPMAGQRLRFCLSAGEPLPEAIARRWKEQVGVEILDCIGTTETLLMFICNRPDDVRYGSSGKPIAGCEARLLTAEGAEVEAGEVGDLWVYSPSTAAGYWNNPGLSARTFVGGWSRTGDKYWRDPQGYYRYAGRADDMLKVGGIWVSPFEVEATLSAHPEVLEAAVVGALDDDGLTKAKAFVVLKKPAAASPAQAEALREFVKSRLAPFKCPRWVEFLPELPKTATGKIQRFKLRQD is encoded by the coding sequence ATGGCGCAGACGCGCAAAGCCATCAGTTTGGCGGAGCTGACCGGCGAAGGATTGGAGCAGACGCGCGCCTGCTGGGCTCAGCTGCCGGCACAATACAACGCTGCCAGTCACTTCATCGACCGCCATTTGAATGAAGGCCGGGGGGCGAAAATCGCCTTCATCGATGACCGCGGGCCGCATTCCTACGCCGCCTTGGCGGCACGCGTCAATCGCGCCGGCAACGTATTGCGCTCCCTGGGCGTGCGGATGGAAGAGCGGGTGATGCTGTGTCTGCACGACAGTGTCGATTTCATCGCGCTGTTTTGGGGCGCGGTCAAGATTGGCGCGGTGCCGGTGCCGGTCAATACCCTGCTCAAGCCCGCCGATTACGACTTCATGTTGCGCGACAGCCGCGCCCGAGTATTGGCAATTTCCGCCGACGTTGTTGAACGTGTTGAGCCGCTGCTGGCCAATCATGCCGGGTTGCAGGCCGTGCTGATTTGTGGCTCCGGCGATGGCGCCGTGCGCGGTCGCGACTTCGAGGCGCTCAGCGCACAGGCGGCGGCCGAGTTGACTCCGGCGCCGACCAAGCCCAGTGATACGCTCTACTGGTTGTATACTTCGGGCACGACGGGCGCGCCCAAGGGGGTGATTCATCGTCATGCCGATATACTGCATAGCGCCCAATTGCTGGGTGAAAAGACCCTTGGTATCGGGCCCGACGACGTGATTTTTTCCGCCTCCAAGCTCGCCTTTTCGTACGGCTTGTGTTGCGCCAATGCCTTCCCCTTGCATGCGGGCGCAAGCGCGGTCCTGATGGCGGGGGCGCCCAGTGTGGACAATGTGGCCAGCGTTATCGCCCGCCATCGGCCCACTATCTTTTGCTCCGTCCCGACTCTTTACGCGCGCCTGCTTGGACATCCCATCGCCAGCCAGCCAATGGCAGGACAGCGGCTGCGCTTTTGCCTGTCGGCCGGCGAGCCGCTGCCCGAGGCGATCGCGCGTCGTTGGAAGGAGCAGGTGGGAGTGGAAATTCTGGATTGTATCGGCACTACCGAGACTCTCCTGATGTTCATTTGCAACCGACCCGATGATGTCCGCTACGGCAGCAGCGGCAAGCCGATCGCCGGCTGCGAGGCGCGCCTGCTGACCGCCGAGGGAGCTGAGGTCGAGGCGGGTGAGGTGGGCGATTTGTGGGTTTATTCGCCTTCCACCGCCGCCGGCTATTGGAACAATCCCGGCCTGTCGGCCCGCACCTTTGTCGGCGGATGGTCGCGCACCGGCGATAAGTACTGGCGCGACCCGCAAGGGTATTATCGCTACGCCGGCCGTGCTGATGACATGCTCAAGGTAGGTGGCATCTGGGTCTCGCCCTTTGAGGTCGAGGCTACTCTCAGCGCCCATCCTGAGGTGCTTGAGGCGGCGGTGGTGGGTGCGCTCGACGATGACGGTCTGACGAAGGCTAAGGCCTTCGTGGTGCTCAAGAAGCCTGCCGCGGCCTCGCCGGCGCAGGCCGAGGCGCTACGGGAATTTGTCAAAAGTCGCTTGGCCCCCTTCAAATGTCCGCGCTGGGTGGAATTCTTGCCCGAACTGCCCAAGACTGCCACCGGCAAAATTCAGCGCTTCAAGCTGCGCCAAGACTGA
- a CDS encoding non-canonical purine NTP pyrophosphatase, translating to MAARLLIATTNSAKLAEYKWLLRSWPLELLSLREVGIDLEAKETGATFSANALLKARYYFGLARIATLADDGGLEVDALGGAPGVASHRWLGAQADDRALAEAVVARVNALDGVPRTARLRCALALRYECNGEAVEAVTEAAMEGLIASRVHPALRPGFPYRAVLYLPQHACYVSELSEEEEARLSQRRTAIELAASHLTAIATAQL from the coding sequence ATGGCTGCACGCCTGCTGATCGCGACCACCAATTCGGCCAAGCTGGCGGAATATAAATGGCTGCTGCGGTCCTGGCCGCTGGAACTGCTCTCGTTGCGTGAAGTTGGCATCGATCTGGAAGCCAAGGAGACCGGCGCGACCTTCAGCGCCAACGCCCTGCTCAAGGCGCGCTACTATTTCGGCTTGGCTCGAATTGCCACCCTGGCTGACGACGGCGGCTTGGAGGTCGATGCGCTCGGCGGCGCTCCCGGCGTCGCCTCACATCGCTGGCTGGGCGCACAGGCCGACGATCGAGCACTGGCCGAAGCGGTGGTGGCACGGGTCAACGCCTTGGACGGCGTGCCGCGCACCGCGCGTCTGCGCTGCGCCCTGGCGCTGCGCTACGAGTGCAACGGCGAAGCGGTCGAAGCGGTGACAGAAGCCGCGATGGAAGGGCTGATCGCGTCGCGGGTTCATCCCGCCCTGCGGCCGGGCTTTCCCTATCGCGCGGTGCTGTATCTGCCGCAGCACGCTTGCTATGTGTCGGAATTGAGCGAGGAAGAAGAGGCGCGGCTCAGCCAACGCCGAACCGCTATCGAACTGGCCGCTAGTCATTTAACCGCTATCGCGACCGCACAACTCTAA
- a CDS encoding enoyl-CoA hydratase-related protein, translated as MYTTIKFDLQDGIATVALNRPEKNNAISMEMRHEFRALAEELFSNDAIRVAIITATGKAFCVGADLATFDPDWNTPVFRRNTRLLTSFFADLEALEKPVIAAINGTCVGGGLELALACDLRIAARSARFGFPENNIGLIPGVGGCSKLAKLIGFGRAKELVLTGEIIPAEEALRYGLIGRVVDDDVLMDQARGLAERLCARAPQALGIAKRVLQNTVSADLQTGLTIESFGQSILLKTADHREGIAAFREKRRPKFQGR; from the coding sequence ATGTATACCACCATCAAGTTCGATTTGCAGGATGGGATTGCCACCGTCGCGCTCAATCGCCCGGAGAAGAACAACGCGATCTCGATGGAGATGCGTCATGAGTTTCGGGCGCTGGCCGAGGAATTGTTTTCCAACGACGCTATCCGGGTGGCGATCATCACCGCCACCGGTAAGGCGTTTTGCGTGGGCGCGGACCTGGCCACTTTCGACCCGGACTGGAACACCCCCGTGTTCCGCCGCAATACTCGCCTGTTGACCAGCTTTTTCGCTGATCTGGAGGCGCTTGAGAAGCCGGTCATTGCGGCCATCAACGGCACCTGCGTCGGTGGAGGGCTGGAACTGGCGCTGGCCTGCGACCTGCGGATCGCCGCGCGTTCGGCCCGCTTCGGTTTTCCCGAAAATAACATCGGACTAATTCCTGGGGTGGGTGGATGTTCCAAGCTGGCAAAGCTGATCGGCTTTGGGCGAGCCAAGGAGCTAGTCCTGACCGGCGAGATTATTCCGGCCGAGGAAGCGCTGCGCTATGGTTTGATAGGACGCGTGGTCGATGACGACGTCTTGATGGATCAGGCCCGCGGGTTGGCCGAGCGGCTGTGCGCGCGCGCGCCGCAGGCGCTCGGGATTGCAAAGCGGGTACTGCAGAACACAGTCAGTGCCGATTTGCAGACCGGGCTTACGATCGAGAGTTTCGGTCAATCCATCCTGCTCAAGACCGCAGACCATCGCGAAGGTATCGCGGCCTTTCGCGAGAAGCGTCGTCCCAAGTTCCAGGGCCGCTGA
- a CDS encoding glycosyltransferase family 4 protein, whose protein sequence is MSAHRPRRLLSIAHSYCVALNRRLAHELAVAGGVEWEVTAVAPRFFHGDLRPIALEPYPGERCHLFPVTAHLSRLPHLFFYGRRLRTLLRQPWDLVHCWEEPYVMAGGQIARWCPQSAPLVFYTFQNLAKKYPPPFSWIERMCTRRCAGWLASGQSVAQTQLGRGWDRKPHLVIPLAVDLDCFKPDRAARRAIRNRLGWQEEGPPVVGFLGRFVAAKGLALLMDTLDELTTPWRALWVGGGPMEPSLRAWATRHAERVRVVTGVAHDGVPAYLNAMDLLAAPSQSTASWREQFGRMLIEAFACGLPVIASDSGEIPYVVEDAGAIVGEHDGEQWRRTLAELLESPARRAELARRGLQRARTHYAWPVVARRHLEFFATLLRG, encoded by the coding sequence GTGAGCGCCCATCGGCCGCGCCGCTTGCTCTCTATCGCCCATTCCTACTGCGTGGCTCTCAACCGCAGGTTGGCGCACGAGCTGGCAGTGGCGGGCGGCGTAGAGTGGGAAGTGACGGCAGTTGCGCCCCGTTTTTTCCATGGCGACCTGCGCCCAATCGCGCTCGAACCCTACCCCGGCGAGCGCTGTCACTTGTTCCCGGTCACGGCTCATTTAAGCCGGCTACCCCATCTGTTCTTTTATGGCCGCCGCCTGCGCACCCTGCTGCGTCAGCCCTGGGACCTGGTGCATTGTTGGGAAGAGCCTTATGTGATGGCCGGCGGCCAAATCGCGCGCTGGTGCCCCCAATCAGCTCCGCTGGTGTTCTACACTTTTCAGAACTTGGCCAAAAAATATCCGCCGCCATTTTCCTGGATCGAACGGATGTGCACGCGCCGCTGCGCCGGCTGGTTGGCAAGCGGGCAAAGCGTCGCGCAAACCCAGCTTGGCCGCGGCTGGGATCGCAAACCGCATCTTGTGATTCCCCTGGCCGTTGATTTGGACTGTTTCAAGCCCGATCGAGCCGCCCGCCGCGCCATTCGTAACCGCCTGGGTTGGCAAGAGGAGGGCCCGCCGGTTGTGGGCTTTCTCGGCCGCTTCGTCGCCGCCAAGGGGCTTGCCCTGCTGATGGACACGCTCGACGAGTTGACCACCCCCTGGCGCGCGCTGTGGGTGGGCGGCGGCCCGATGGAGCCAAGCTTGCGCGCCTGGGCCACGCGTCACGCCGAGCGGGTACGTGTCGTGACCGGCGTCGCTCATGACGGCGTCCCTGCCTATCTCAATGCGATGGACCTGCTGGCCGCACCCAGCCAGAGTACTGCTTCATGGCGCGAGCAGTTCGGGCGGATGCTGATCGAGGCCTTCGCCTGCGGTCTGCCGGTCATCGCCAGCGACAGCGGCGAGATCCCTTACGTCGTGGAAGATGCCGGCGCGATCGTTGGCGAGCATGACGGTGAGCAATGGCGCCGAACGCTGGCCGAGCTGCTGGAAAGTCCCGCGCGACGCGCAGAACTTGCTCGGCGCGGATTGCAGCGAGCGCGCACGCACTACGCCTGGCCCGTGGTCGCCCGCCGCCATCTGGAGTTCTTCGCCACCCTGCTTCGCGGGTAA
- a CDS encoding UbiA family prenyltransferase — protein sequence MLERGLPPEPGRADTSEAVLCVDLDGTLVKSDTLAELILQLLRRSPLYILLLPWWLMSGRVRFKAELMRRVGLRVDLLPYRAELLEFIRRERQRGRRVVLVTAAPLELARQVAEYLGGFDEVIATSSTLNVAGANKRDLMVTTFGAGQFDYIGNAKADVVCFQAARRALVAAPQWRLRRCLHDGRLQVARYFDPHPATLRAVVGELRISQWGKNLLVFLPLLLAHKFHDGPRLLNTALFFGTLSLTASAGYLINDLLDLEADRLHARKRFRPLAAGTISGWVGMAALPLLLVPALGLSLAVGWPLTLCLLGYLAGTLIYSFYAKRIAVLDALALAGLYTFRILAGGIAARVPISPWMMAFSMFFFLSLAFLKRYSEMRASTTVADNRRGYGPADLEQIRLFGTVAAYVSTLVLALYVSGNDVALLYSKPQWLWLLCVVVIYWLSRAWLLASRGELEDDPFLFAMTDPQTYGLGLAIIGIMLLAL from the coding sequence ATGTTAGAGCGCGGGTTACCTCCCGAGCCGGGCCGCGCCGATACGTCGGAGGCGGTGCTGTGCGTCGATCTCGACGGCACCTTGGTCAAGTCCGATACCCTGGCCGAGCTGATTCTCCAACTCCTGCGACGAAGCCCTCTTTATATCTTGCTCCTGCCCTGGTGGCTGATGAGTGGGCGGGTAAGGTTCAAGGCCGAGCTGATGCGGCGGGTGGGGTTGCGGGTGGATCTGTTGCCTTATCGCGCTGAGCTGCTGGAGTTCATCCGGCGCGAGCGCCAGCGCGGCCGCAGGGTAGTGCTGGTCACCGCTGCGCCGCTGGAATTGGCGCGCCAAGTCGCCGAGTATCTGGGCGGTTTCGACGAGGTCATCGCCACGAGCAGCACGCTTAACGTGGCCGGGGCGAACAAGCGAGACCTGATGGTAACCACCTTTGGCGCCGGCCAGTTCGACTATATTGGCAACGCCAAGGCGGACGTGGTCTGCTTCCAAGCCGCACGCCGCGCGTTGGTCGCCGCGCCGCAGTGGCGTTTGCGGCGCTGCCTGCATGATGGCAGGCTCCAGGTCGCGCGCTACTTCGATCCGCATCCAGCCACCCTACGGGCTGTGGTTGGGGAATTGCGGATCAGTCAGTGGGGTAAGAACCTGCTGGTTTTCCTCCCCCTGCTGCTGGCTCATAAATTCCACGACGGGCCTCGCCTACTTAACACCGCGTTGTTCTTCGGCACGCTCAGCTTGACCGCCTCGGCTGGCTACCTGATCAACGATCTGCTCGATTTGGAAGCCGACCGGCTCCATGCGCGCAAGCGCTTTCGTCCGTTGGCCGCGGGTACTATCTCGGGATGGGTCGGGATGGCCGCGTTGCCGCTCCTGCTGGTGCCAGCTTTGGGCTTGAGCCTTGCCGTAGGTTGGCCGCTGACCCTATGCCTGCTCGGCTATCTGGCCGGTACCTTGATTTATTCCTTCTATGCCAAGCGCATTGCGGTGCTGGACGCACTGGCGCTCGCCGGGCTTTATACCTTTCGCATCCTGGCCGGAGGGATCGCGGCCCGAGTGCCTATCTCACCATGGATGATGGCGTTTTCGATGTTCTTTTTTCTCAGCCTGGCCTTTCTCAAGCGCTATTCCGAGATGCGCGCAAGCACAACGGTGGCGGACAACCGGCGCGGGTACGGGCCCGCCGATCTCGAGCAGATCCGGCTGTTTGGGACGGTGGCCGCGTACGTTTCGACCCTGGTCCTGGCGCTTTATGTCAGTGGTAACGATGTGGCCCTGCTGTATTCCAAGCCCCAATGGCTATGGCTGCTTTGCGTAGTCGTGATTTATTGGCTCAGCCGGGCCTGGCTGCTGGCCAGCCGCGGAGAGCTCGAAGATGACCCCTTTTTGTTTGCGATGACCGATCCGCAGACCTACGGCCTTGGGCTGGCGATTATCGGGATTATGTTGCTTGCCTTGTGA
- a CDS encoding mechanosensitive ion channel family protein gives MTPPSLKTLLGLATLPGYLSLAIETGAMVMAALAGFALRRRERLIGPAPFVMIALGFGADLIMRLMPAHSELAVSFEAVGLVLFFFGVIRLGLDLLRLLMPHGANASNIFRDLLMLLLYTVTVMLVLRATTKVDLTSLLATSAVLSVIVGLGLQETLGNIFSGLSMQLQKPFEPGDWVRYGDHLGQVVGIGWRATRLLTHTKERLEIPNVLLSKEVLINYAAAAVAEDLLIGLPTSQPPHQVKEILMAVLSSTPGVLDKPEPQVLVVGYAESAISYRMRFWMADYGIHEEARDSILSNLWYALKRNGIEIPYPTRTLLRAPAQPDSQRPQAQEQRLMGELRQVDFLRGLGDEDLGALLPNCRIHQFGPGEVLMHEGGAGDCLHILRRGQVEISARAPGGGRLHLGNLTPPAFFGEIALMTGEPRTASVIARSEVEVVELNRQAFADLFRRRPAALEEISAVMDQRLSETRERLRNAGETGERRGERGWLVSKMRELFDL, from the coding sequence GTGACACCTCCCTCGCTGAAAACGCTACTCGGACTGGCTACTTTGCCCGGCTATCTAAGCCTGGCGATCGAAACCGGCGCGATGGTGATGGCCGCGTTGGCGGGCTTCGCCTTGCGCCGGCGCGAACGCCTGATCGGGCCAGCACCCTTCGTCATGATAGCGCTGGGCTTCGGGGCAGACCTGATCATGCGCCTGATGCCGGCGCACTCCGAGCTGGCGGTATCGTTCGAGGCCGTCGGCCTGGTGCTATTTTTCTTCGGCGTCATCCGCCTAGGTCTCGATCTGCTGCGCCTACTGATGCCGCATGGCGCCAACGCCTCCAACATCTTTCGCGACTTATTGATGCTGCTGTTGTACACGGTCACCGTGATGTTGGTGCTGCGCGCGACTACCAAGGTCGATCTGACATCGCTGCTGGCCACTTCGGCGGTGCTCTCGGTCATTGTGGGCCTGGGCCTACAGGAAACCCTGGGTAACATCTTCAGCGGCTTGTCGATGCAATTGCAAAAGCCTTTCGAGCCCGGCGATTGGGTGCGCTACGGCGATCATCTGGGGCAAGTGGTGGGAATCGGTTGGCGTGCTACCCGCTTATTAACCCACACCAAGGAGCGGCTGGAGATTCCCAACGTCCTGCTATCCAAGGAGGTGCTGATCAACTACGCGGCCGCCGCGGTAGCCGAAGATCTGCTGATCGGCCTACCCACCAGCCAGCCTCCGCACCAGGTTAAAGAAATTTTGATGGCGGTCCTAAGCAGCACGCCCGGGGTTTTGGACAAGCCCGAACCTCAGGTTCTGGTGGTAGGCTACGCCGAGTCCGCAATCTCTTATCGCATGCGATTCTGGATGGCAGACTATGGGATTCACGAGGAGGCGCGCGACTCAATCCTGAGCAATCTTTGGTATGCGCTCAAGCGAAACGGTATCGAAATACCCTACCCCACGCGTACGCTGTTGCGAGCCCCCGCCCAGCCGGATAGCCAACGGCCCCAGGCTCAGGAGCAGCGTTTGATGGGAGAATTGCGCCAGGTCGACTTCCTGCGCGGGCTCGGTGACGAGGATCTTGGGGCACTGCTCCCCAATTGCCGCATCCATCAGTTCGGACCCGGCGAGGTTCTGATGCATGAGGGCGGGGCTGGCGATTGCTTGCACATTTTGCGCCGCGGACAGGTCGAAATCAGCGCCCGCGCGCCCGGCGGCGGCCGCCTGCATCTGGGCAACCTCACCCCGCCGGCCTTCTTCGGCGAAATCGCGCTGATGACCGGCGAGCCGCGCACCGCCAGCGTAATTGCGCGCTCGGAAGTCGAAGTGGTGGAGCTCAACCGCCAGGCCTTCGCCGATCTATTCCGCCGCCGGCCCGCTGCATTGGAGGAGATCAGCGCGGTGATGGATCAGCGCCTGAGCGAGACTCGCGAGCGGCTACGCAATGCGGGCGAAACTGGCGAGCGCCGCGGCGAACGCGGCTGGTTGGTGAGCAAGATGCGCGAGCTATTCGACCTTTAA